One Candidatus Paceibacterota bacterium DNA segment encodes these proteins:
- a CDS encoding glycosyltransferase has product MPHESSALIRILCIITQSDMGGAQRFISELVTHSDAQRFTFSVAAGPDGNHALRNALPERVAYRPISSLRRAIAPWHDLRCIRDIREHILAEKPDILFLNSSKAGILGAIAARSCRKALPHMRIVYRIGGWQFRDPIHPLLQTTYRTLERWSARWKDVIVVNSESDRDAGITHHIAPRRELIAIHNGIDPYPTTYTRAEARAHIAEAIQIPISDTTTLIGTIANAYPAKDLPTYIRAALHFNPQAHWIIVGDGPERPALEQLIRRLDLQSRVHIIGQRQDAKMLIPAFDVFVLASVKEGFPWALLEAMAAKVPSVATRVGGIPEIITDGEDGLLVEPQNPAALAQRIHTLVAEERLAHDIVIAAHQRIVTRFSLQSMIAAYERLFITLLREQSPAGSK; this is encoded by the coding sequence ATGCCCCACGAATCCTCGGCTTTAATCCGTATTCTGTGCATCATAACCCAGTCTGATATGGGCGGAGCACAGCGTTTCATCAGCGAACTTGTGACGCATAGCGATGCACAGCGTTTCACATTCTCTGTTGCCGCAGGTCCTGATGGCAATCACGCATTGCGCAATGCGCTCCCAGAGCGCGTTGCGTATCGCCCCATTTCGTCTCTACGTCGCGCAATTGCGCCATGGCACGATCTACGTTGCATCCGAGATATCCGTGAACACATCCTCGCGGAGAAGCCTGACATCCTGTTCCTCAACAGCTCTAAGGCGGGTATTCTTGGTGCCATAGCGGCGCGCTCATGCAGAAAAGCCCTCCCTCACATGCGCATTGTGTATCGTATTGGTGGTTGGCAATTCCGAGATCCCATCCACCCGCTTCTCCAAACGACATACCGAACGCTTGAGCGTTGGTCTGCGCGCTGGAAAGACGTCATAGTCGTTAATAGTGAATCAGATCGCGACGCTGGCATCACTCACCACATCGCGCCACGAAGGGAGCTCATAGCCATTCACAATGGCATTGATCCCTATCCAACAACGTATACGAGAGCAGAAGCCCGTGCGCACATTGCTGAAGCAATACAAATACCGATCTCGGATACCACAACTCTCATTGGCACGATTGCGAATGCGTATCCAGCAAAGGATCTGCCAACATATATTCGTGCCGCCCTCCACTTTAATCCTCAAGCGCACTGGATCATTGTCGGAGACGGACCGGAACGCCCCGCGCTTGAACAACTCATACGCCGCTTAGATCTACAATCCCGCGTTCACATCATAGGCCAACGGCAAGATGCTAAAATGCTCATTCCCGCATTTGACGTTTTCGTGCTTGCCTCAGTGAAAGAAGGGTTTCCGTGGGCGCTCCTTGAAGCAATGGCTGCTAAAGTCCCCAGCGTTGCAACGCGTGTTGGTGGCATTCCGGAAATTATTACCGACGGCGAAGACGGCTTACTCGTTGAGCCACAAAATCCAGCAGCACTAGCGCAGCGCATACACACGCTCGTTGCAGAAGAGCGACTCGCCCACGATATTGTCATTGCCGCCCATCAGCGGATCGTCACGCGCTTTTCGCTCCAGAGCATGATCGCCGCGTACGAGCGCCTTTTTATAACCCTTTTGCGCGAGCAATCTCCTGCGGGATCAAAATAA